The Salinibacterium sp. M195 genome includes a window with the following:
- a CDS encoding response regulator transcription factor, which produces MNQSRHLPAVQAQPRLSRADGTAIRAVVVDDEDSLTDLLSMALRYEGWDVRLASDGQQALTTIREFRPDVIVLDIMMPGLDGLAVLTRLRADGIQTPILFLTAKDSVEDRVAGLTVGGDDYVTKPFSLEELVARLRALLRRSALTIAGDADPVIEVGDLSLDESTYEVARAGTKVELTATEFELLRYLMRNPRRVLSRAQILDRVWSYDFGGKASVVEIYISYLRKKIDVLGPPMIQTVRGVGYMLRTPE; this is translated from the coding sequence ATGAATCAGTCACGTCACCTTCCTGCGGTCCAGGCGCAGCCGCGTTTGAGCAGAGCCGACGGCACTGCCATTCGCGCCGTCGTCGTTGACGATGAGGATTCCCTCACCGACCTTCTGTCTATGGCGCTTCGCTACGAGGGATGGGATGTTCGGCTCGCCTCTGACGGACAGCAAGCTCTCACCACAATTCGAGAATTTCGACCCGACGTGATCGTCCTCGACATCATGATGCCGGGTCTCGATGGGCTTGCAGTGCTCACACGATTGCGGGCTGACGGCATCCAGACCCCGATTCTTTTTCTCACGGCTAAAGACTCTGTTGAGGATCGAGTTGCTGGCCTCACGGTTGGCGGCGACGACTATGTAACTAAGCCGTTCAGCTTGGAGGAGCTTGTCGCTCGGCTTCGAGCGCTTCTTCGCCGATCAGCGCTCACCATTGCTGGTGATGCCGACCCCGTGATCGAGGTTGGCGACCTCTCGCTCGATGAGAGCACGTACGAGGTCGCCCGAGCAGGGACCAAAGTCGAGCTCACAGCCACAGAATTCGAATTGTTGCGCTACCTCATGCGTAATCCGCGACGCGTGCTCAGCCGTGCTCAGATACTCGACAGAGTGTGGAGCTACGACTTCGGAGGCAAGGCAAGTGTCGTCGAGATCTATATTTCCTATCTCCGGAAGAAGATTGACGTTCTTGGTCCGCCCATGATCCAGACAGTTCGCGGTGTCGGGTATATGTTGCGGACGCCAGAATGA